The Planktothrix tepida PCC 9214 genome has a segment encoding these proteins:
- a CDS encoding D-alanyl-D-alanine carboxypeptidase, which translates to MIDIISSGLVSVWLEMAGVNQEGLNASVLEDLETELSQVVFPQQPDPVAEAVVQQYLNRLSAKGLSKDIQGVWVQSSWVPLAKNSGTTPLPAASLTKIATSLASLQVWSPEHRFETLIGVTGPIVGGVVQGDLVITGNGDPFFIWEEAIALGNTLNQMGIRGVAGNLIISGSFYMNYEVDPMKAGQLLKQALNSASWNEEIIYQHSRMTPGTAKPQVLIAGTVVSQLGGANSTLIIRHQSLALAEIIKQMNIYSNNLMAEILAANVGGAATVRQLAAQAAGVPIDEIRLINGSGLEPENQISPRAVVGMFMALARYLQDTNLTVADLFPISGIDTQGTLEDRKIPISTPVKTGTLSDVSALAGVLPTRDRGLVWFAIINRGTDLDGLRADQDLLLQQLVSQWGSPNTLPELIQPHIDSHHPGIGDSNRNQILVQTVAPSS; encoded by the coding sequence ATGATTGATATTATTAGTTCGGGATTAGTGAGTGTTTGGTTGGAAATGGCAGGGGTGAATCAGGAAGGACTGAATGCCTCTGTGTTGGAGGATTTGGAAACGGAGTTATCGCAGGTGGTGTTTCCCCAACAGCCTGATCCGGTTGCGGAAGCGGTGGTGCAGCAATATTTGAATCGGTTATCAGCTAAGGGACTTTCCAAGGATATACAGGGCGTTTGGGTGCAGTCAAGTTGGGTTCCCTTAGCTAAGAATTCGGGGACAACACCCCTACCCGCAGCTTCTCTGACGAAGATTGCGACTTCTTTGGCATCCCTCCAGGTCTGGAGTCCTGAACATCGGTTTGAGACGTTAATAGGGGTCACAGGGCCGATTGTTGGCGGTGTGGTACAGGGGGATTTAGTCATTACCGGGAATGGCGATCCGTTTTTTATTTGGGAAGAAGCGATCGCATTAGGAAATACTTTAAATCAAATGGGAATTCGCGGGGTCGCTGGCAATTTAATCATTTCAGGTAGTTTTTATATGAATTATGAAGTTGATCCCATGAAAGCGGGTCAATTATTAAAACAAGCCTTAAATTCAGCATCTTGGAATGAAGAAATTATTTACCAACATTCTCGCATGACACCGGGAACCGCTAAACCGCAAGTTTTAATTGCGGGAACGGTCGTTTCTCAATTGGGGGGAGCTAATTCAACATTAATTATCCGTCATCAGTCTTTAGCTTTAGCAGAAATTATTAAACAAATGAATATTTATAGTAATAATTTGATGGCTGAAATTTTAGCAGCTAATGTTGGCGGGGCTGCTACGGTTCGGCAATTAGCTGCACAAGCAGCAGGAGTTCCTATCGATGAAATTCGATTAATTAATGGTTCGGGATTAGAACCTGAAAATCAGATTTCTCCCAGGGCTGTGGTGGGAATGTTTATGGCTTTAGCCCGATATTTACAAGATACAAATCTTACGGTTGCTGATTTATTTCCGATTTCAGGCATAGACACCCAAGGCACATTAGAAGACCGAAAAATTCCCATTTCTACTCCGGTCAAAACCGGAACCTTATCTGATGTTAGTGCGTTAGCAGGGGTTTTACCCACCCGTGATCGCGGTTTAGTTTGGTTTGCTATTATTAATCGCGGAACGGATTTAGATGGGTTAAGAGCCGATCAGGATTTATTATTACAACAATTGGTAAGTCAATGGGGTTCTCCTAATACTTTACCTGAATTAATTCAACCTCATATTGATAGTCATCATCCGGGTATTGGTGATTCAAATCGTAATCAAATTTTAGTCCAAACCGTTGCACCTTCTTCCTAA
- a CDS encoding ScaI family restriction endonuclease, translating to MLLHFGWIDHSDWKAQLSQTGQAAGLSEETYTYKLIPIVGEYRLNTPVTLLKGVGKKTAKIFEAEGIKTVRELKNYQGNNQKLLEFKQKLENLE from the coding sequence ATTTTACTCCATTTTGGTTGGATTGATCATTCAGATTGGAAAGCACAATTATCACAAACAGGTCAAGCCGCAGGTTTAAGTGAAGAGACTTACACCTATAAGTTAATTCCTATTGTTGGAGAATATCGGTTAAATACTCCTGTCACACTGCTTAAAGGCGTTGGTAAAAAGACAGCTAAAATATTTGAAGCAGAAGGCATTAAAACAGTTCGAGAGTTGAAAAACTATCAAGGGAACAATCAAAAATTGTTGGAATTTAAACAAAAGCTGGAAAATTTAGAATAG
- a CDS encoding DNA-methyltransferase: MKVNPLGKNPTDVWSFPKVTSGKNRASKERTSHPAQFPIAVIDRIIKASSNTGDLILDPFLGSGTTAIAALSLNRPVIGFETKPEYCEIATQRIQNYLEGINLIQTSLLPLIYNESINLVTDIC; encoded by the coding sequence ATTAAAGTTAATCCATTAGGTAAAAACCCGACAGATGTTTGGTCATTTCCTAAAGTTACATCCGGTAAAAATCGTGCTTCTAAAGAACGAACTTCCCATCCGGCACAATTTCCCATTGCTGTTATTGATCGTATTATTAAAGCCTCTTCTAATACCGGAGATTTAATTCTAGATCCTTTTTTGGGTTCTGGAACAACTGCGATCGCAGCTTTAAGTTTAAATCGTCCGGTGATTGGTTTTGAAACTAAACCCGAATATTGTGAAATTGCGACTCAAAGAATACAAAATTATTTAGAAGGAATAAATTTAATACAAACTTCATTGTTGCCTCTGATTTATAATGAATCTATAAATCTGGTAACGGATATTTGTTAG
- a CDS encoding DNA methyltransferase, translating to MAATRESIYEFINFCEQHITEGRERQDSPEFLIKFFQAFGHKGLKEVNAQFDLPIPKSSQKGNMGFADLWWQRDRLGSVLIEMKSRKEKKLNKHYGQAWRYCQCLPVFPKYVILCNFDEFWIYDFSIQIDTPVDIITLQELPERLDAFKFMEFTPEIPKFRNNQVQVTALAARRMGELFQELKNRSKKAGFSEQTAQQFILQCVVAMFAQSRNLLPPNRFMECIDECMNGQSTYEVLSDGLFRHMNLPGVVTVGRRYKEVQYFNGGLFSVVHEIDLTRKELEYLKAAAEQDWSKVRPAIFGNIFEGTVNEEERHKYGIHFTSENDIMKIVYPTITEYWEERIEATTTIEELTLLHDEMANYRVLDPACGSGNFLYIAYQELKQTEQLLLDKLAEFQKSSPIPAGKVSPKQFYGIDNNPFAVELAKVTLLIARKIAIDKLGLTESALPLDTLDENITCKDALLNEWYPADAIIGNPPFLGGKHIRTQLGDQYIDQVFKRFSDVKDSVDFCAYWFRLAQDHLNENGRAGLVATNSISQGKSRIAALDYITQNGGYIYNAISTQPWSGEAAVHVSLVNWSKQKPQQYYLDNQEVLSINSSLNCNTDVSQAVRLSANLNQCFQGIIPVGMGFIVTENQVKEWIKADSKNQEVLKLFSMGSNLAKNPHGLPDRWIIDFNDMTFEEASYYQLPFEHIQNTVKPERDKNRREVTKVNWWKFGEKRPAMRKALANLSHYFTVPRVSKWAIFLPAPIEWLAGDKSIVVATEDYYILGVLLSQVHRIWMHAQKSTLKADIAYTHNTCFETFPFPQKPNTNLVKQIRDTAIELHHYRTKQMDKNNWGITKLYNEYFDQPSTQLYQLHAKLDSLVIETYEFKLYDNILERLLTLNFELAEKEKQGESIIGPWVSN from the coding sequence ATGGCAGCGACCCGTGAGAGTATTTATGAATTTATTAATTTTTGTGAACAACATATTACTGAAGGTAGAGAAAGGCAAGATTCACCTGAGTTTTTAATCAAGTTTTTTCAAGCCTTTGGACATAAAGGACTCAAAGAAGTTAATGCACAATTTGATCTCCCTATACCTAAAAGTAGCCAAAAAGGAAATATGGGTTTTGCTGATTTATGGTGGCAGCGTGATCGCTTGGGTTCTGTATTAATTGAGATGAAGTCTCGTAAGGAGAAAAAACTGAATAAACATTATGGTCAAGCTTGGAGATATTGTCAATGTTTACCTGTGTTTCCTAAGTATGTAATACTCTGCAATTTTGATGAATTCTGGATTTATGATTTTAGCATTCAAATTGATACCCCCGTAGATATTATTACTCTCCAAGAGCTTCCTGAACGGTTAGACGCTTTTAAATTCATGGAATTTACGCCTGAAATTCCAAAATTTAGAAACAACCAAGTTCAAGTTACAGCATTAGCGGCTCGGAGGATGGGAGAATTATTTCAAGAACTCAAAAATCGCTCTAAAAAAGCAGGTTTTAGTGAACAAACAGCACAACAATTTATTCTTCAGTGTGTCGTTGCTATGTTTGCTCAAAGTAGAAATTTATTACCCCCTAATCGTTTTATGGAGTGCATTGATGAGTGCATGAATGGACAAAGTACATACGAAGTTTTATCGGATGGTTTATTTAGACACATGAACCTTCCAGGGGTAGTAACTGTGGGTCGTCGTTATAAAGAAGTACAATATTTTAACGGGGGATTATTCTCGGTTGTCCATGAAATTGATCTAACGCGAAAGGAATTAGAATATTTAAAAGCTGCGGCTGAACAAGACTGGAGTAAAGTTAGACCTGCAATTTTTGGTAACATATTTGAAGGCACAGTTAATGAAGAGGAACGCCACAAGTATGGTATCCATTTTACGTCTGAAAATGATATTATGAAAATTGTTTATCCCACAATTACAGAATATTGGGAAGAGAGAATTGAAGCAACAACTACGATTGAAGAATTAACTTTACTGCATGATGAAATGGCAAATTATCGGGTACTTGATCCCGCTTGTGGGTCGGGTAATTTTCTTTATATTGCTTATCAGGAGCTTAAACAAACCGAACAATTATTATTAGATAAACTAGCAGAATTTCAGAAATCTTCTCCAATTCCGGCGGGAAAAGTAAGTCCCAAGCAATTTTATGGGATTGATAATAATCCTTTCGCTGTTGAATTAGCAAAGGTGACATTACTCATCGCCCGAAAAATAGCAATTGACAAATTAGGGTTGACTGAATCCGCATTACCTTTAGATACTTTAGATGAAAATATTACTTGTAAAGATGCACTTTTAAATGAGTGGTATCCAGCCGATGCAATTATTGGTAATCCCCCATTTTTAGGCGGTAAACATATCAGAACTCAACTCGGTGATCAATATATTGATCAAGTCTTTAAACGATTTTCAGATGTAAAAGATTCAGTTGATTTTTGTGCGTATTGGTTTCGTTTGGCACAGGATCATCTTAATGAAAATGGAAGAGCCGGGTTAGTAGCGACTAACTCAATTAGTCAAGGAAAAAGTAGAATCGCTGCATTAGATTACATTACTCAAAATGGCGGTTATATCTATAATGCAATTTCAACTCAACCTTGGTCTGGAGAAGCTGCGGTTCACGTCAGTCTTGTTAACTGGAGTAAGCAAAAACCCCAACAATATTATTTAGATAATCAAGAAGTTTTATCTATTAATTCTTCTCTAAATTGTAATACCGATGTTTCTCAAGCTGTTCGCTTATCAGCTAATCTAAATCAATGTTTTCAGGGTATCATTCCTGTGGGGATGGGATTTATTGTCACTGAAAATCAGGTTAAAGAATGGATAAAAGCGGATTCAAAAAATCAAGAAGTTCTTAAACTTTTTTCAATGGGTTCAAATTTAGCCAAAAACCCTCATGGATTACCGGATAGGTGGATTATTGATTTTAATGATATGACTTTTGAAGAGGCTAGTTATTATCAGCTACCTTTTGAACATATTCAAAATACTGTCAAACCAGAGCGAGATAAAAATCGCAGAGAGGTCACTAAAGTTAATTGGTGGAAATTTGGAGAAAAAAGACCTGCAATGAGAAAAGCATTGGCTAATTTATCCCATTATTTTACAGTGCCTAGAGTATCAAAATGGGCAATTTTTCTGCCAGCACCTATAGAATGGTTAGCGGGAGATAAATCAATAGTCGTGGCAACAGAAGACTATTATATATTAGGAGTTTTATTATCCCAGGTTCATCGGATTTGGATGCACGCCCAAAAATCCACATTAAAAGCTGATATTGCTTACACTCACAATACTTGTTTTGAAACCTTCCCTTTTCCTCAAAAACCTAATACCAATTTAGTTAAACAGATTCGAGATACTGCTATAGAATTGCATCATTATCGGACTAAACAAATGGATAAAAATAATTGGGGAATTACTAAACTTTATAACGAATATTTTGATCAGCCCTCTACTCAGCTTTATCAACTTCATGCAAAGCTTGACAGTCTGGTGATAGAAACCTATGAATTCAAACTTTATGATAATATTTTAGAACGCCTATTAACTTTAAATTTTGAACTAGCAGAAAAAGAAAAGCAGGGTGAATCAATTATAGGGCCTTGGGTATCGAATTAA
- a CDS encoding S9 family peptidase, protein MSKKTAPYGSWKSPITTDLIVEGTVGLGGLTWDGDNIYWIEGRPSEAGRSVIVRLTPDNQLNDVTPQSFNARTRVHEYGGGSYTVDQGNVYFSNFVDQRLYQQKIQGKNIPYEVTPEPLTPEGDYRYADGVIDTQNQRLICVREDHTQGGEPVNTIVSINLNNSEDIRVLVEGNDFYAFPRLSPNGNKLSWISWNHPNMPWDGTELWVADVNSEGLLGEKILIAGGLEESIFQPQWSPDGILYFVSDRSNWWNLYRYTGTIEPLHPIAAEFGLPLWVFGMSTYGFSSAEKIICTYSKNGNSYLASLDTKTLQLQDIETPYTVIDGLTVSGNQVLFIGSSPTESSAIVKLNLETGELEVLRRSSQIVLDKGYLSVPQPIEFPTENGKTAYGFFYPPQNKDYQASESEKPPLVVKSHGGPTAATSSSLSLKNQYWTSRGFAVLDVNYGGSTGYGREYRQRLNKSWGIVDVDDCCNGAKYLAEQGLVDGNRMAIAGGSAGGYTTLCALTFKDVFKAGASYYGVSDLEALATDTHKFEARYLDKLIGDYPEEKAIYQQRSPIHYVDQLSCPVIFFQGSEDKIVPPNQAEMMVAALKAKGVTVEYVLFEGEQHGFRKAENIKRAIDGEFGFYAKVFNFQPAK, encoded by the coding sequence ATGAGTAAGAAAACTGCACCTTATGGATCTTGGAAATCTCCCATTACCACAGATTTAATTGTAGAAGGAACTGTAGGACTCGGTGGTTTAACGTGGGATGGCGATAATATTTATTGGATAGAAGGACGGCCATCAGAAGCGGGACGAAGTGTGATTGTGCGTCTGACACCTGATAATCAATTAAATGATGTCACACCTCAATCCTTTAATGCTAGAACTCGTGTTCATGAATATGGTGGGGGTTCTTATACCGTTGATCAAGGAAATGTTTATTTTTCAAATTTCGTGGATCAACGTCTTTATCAACAGAAAATTCAAGGGAAAAATATACCTTATGAAGTTACTCCAGAACCCCTGACCCCAGAAGGAGACTATCGTTATGCAGATGGGGTAATTGATACCCAAAATCAACGGTTAATTTGTGTTCGAGAAGATCATACGCAAGGGGGAGAACCTGTTAATACAATTGTTAGTATTAATCTGAATAATAGTGAGGATATTCGGGTTTTAGTCGAGGGTAATGATTTTTATGCCTTTCCCCGTTTAAGTCCCAATGGTAACAAATTATCTTGGATTTCATGGAATCATCCGAATATGCCTTGGGATGGTACAGAATTATGGGTTGCTGATGTTAATTCCGAGGGGTTGTTAGGAGAAAAAATCTTAATTGCGGGAGGTTTAGAAGAATCTATTTTTCAACCCCAATGGTCGCCAGATGGGATATTATATTTTGTTAGCGATCGCTCGAATTGGTGGAACTTATATCGCTATACTGGAACAATAGAACCCTTACATCCAATAGCGGCAGAATTTGGTTTACCCCTTTGGGTATTTGGAATGTCAACCTATGGGTTTAGTTCTGCTGAAAAGATTATTTGTACCTACAGTAAAAATGGAAATTCCTATCTAGCAAGTTTAGATACTAAAACTCTGCAATTACAGGATATTGAGACACCTTACACAGTAATTGATGGCTTAACCGTTTCAGGAAATCAAGTATTATTTATTGGCAGTTCTCCCACAGAAAGCAGTGCTATTGTCAAACTCAATTTAGAGACGGGAGAACTGGAAGTATTAAGACGTTCTAGTCAAATTGTCCTCGATAAAGGCTATTTATCTGTACCTCAACCGATAGAATTTCCTACAGAAAATGGGAAAACGGCTTATGGATTTTTCTATCCGCCTCAAAACAAAGATTATCAAGCTTCAGAATCAGAAAAACCACCTTTAGTTGTTAAGAGTCATGGGGGGCCAACGGCAGCTACTTCGAGTAGTTTAAGCTTAAAAAATCAATATTGGACAAGTCGGGGATTTGCGGTTTTAGATGTTAATTATGGGGGAAGTACAGGTTACGGACGAGAGTATCGTCAACGGTTAAATAAAAGTTGGGGAATTGTGGATGTTGATGATTGCTGTAATGGGGCAAAATATCTAGCAGAACAGGGTTTAGTTGATGGAAATCGCATGGCAATTGCGGGGGGAAGTGCAGGTGGTTATACCACTTTATGCGCTTTAACTTTTAAGGATGTTTTCAAGGCTGGGGCGAGTTATTATGGTGTGAGTGATTTAGAAGCTTTAGCAACGGATACCCATAAATTTGAAGCTCGTTATTTGGATAAATTAATAGGGGATTATCCTGAAGAAAAGGCTATTTATCAACAGCGTTCTCCCATTCATTATGTCGATCAATTATCTTGTCCGGTGATATTTTTTCAAGGGTCAGAGGATAAAATTGTTCCTCCTAACCAAGCCGAAATGATGGTAGCAGCTTTAAAAGCAAAAGGTGTTACTGTAGAATACGTTTTGTTTGAAGGAGAACAACACGGTTTCAGAAAAGCCGAAAATATTAAACGCGCCATTGATGGTGAATTTGGTTTTTATGCCAAAGTCTTCAATTTCCAACCTGCAAAATAA
- a CDS encoding DUF3368 domain-containing protein yields MIVVSDTSPITNLAAIGQLELLEKLYTRVLIPTAVYNEMVGVESLVPGAVEVQTLPWIVTQSVINYERVTEILESQENIDLGEAEAIVLSLELSADLLLMDERRGRLLAAEYRLKVTGLLGVLLQAKRNGFVLNLKPLLDQLINQADFRVSQELYTTILQAAGE; encoded by the coding sequence GTGATTGTTGTTAGTGATACTTCACCTATTACCAATTTAGCAGCAATTGGGCAATTAGAACTGCTAGAAAAACTTTATACTCGTGTACTCATTCCCACAGCCGTTTATAATGAAATGGTAGGAGTTGAATCTCTAGTTCCTGGTGCTGTAGAAGTTCAAACATTACCTTGGATTGTCACTCAATCTGTCATCAATTATGAGCGAGTAACAGAAATATTAGAAAGCCAAGAAAATATTGATTTAGGTGAAGCTGAAGCGATTGTACTGAGTTTAGAATTAAGTGCAGACCTTCTGTTAATGGATGAACGTCGAGGTAGATTGTTAGCAGCAGAATATAGGTTAAAAGTAACAGGTTTACTAGGAGTATTACTACAAGCTAAACGGAATGGTTTTGTCTTAAATCTTAAACCACTTCTTGACCAACTCATTAACCAAGCTGACTTTCGAGTTAGTCAAGAGTTATACACAACTATTTTGCAAGCAGCAGGTGAATAA
- a CDS encoding UPF0175 family protein, whose translation MSVLIPDDILRATKMTEDELKLEIAILLYQQEKISSGKARTWTKLTVIEFQHELAKRGLCINYDVEDFEADIKTLQSMGLL comes from the coding sequence ATGAGTGTTCTGATTCCTGATGATATCCTCCGAGCCACAAAGATGACTGAGGATGAATTGAAGTTAGAAATTGCTATTTTGCTATATCAGCAAGAAAAAATTAGTAGTGGTAAAGCTCGGACTTGGACTAAGCTAACTGTGATTGAGTTTCAACATGAACTTGCTAAAAGAGGTTTGTGTATCAACTATGATGTAGAGGATTTTGAAGCCGATATAAAAACATTGCAATCCATGGGGTTATTGTGA
- the miaB gene encoding tRNA (N6-isopentenyl adenosine(37)-C2)-methylthiotransferase MiaB, which produces MTTNSRRYHITTFGCQMNKADSERMAGVLEEMGFDFTEDPNDANVILYNTCTIRDNAEQKVYSYLGRQAKRKQEEPDLTIIVAGCVAQQEGETLLRRVPEIDLVMGPQHANRLQDLLEQVFDGHQIVATEPIEIIEDITKPRRDSDVTAWVNVIYGCNERCTYCVVPNVRGIEQSRTPEAIRAEMEELGRLGYKEITLLGQNIDAYGRDLPGSTPEGRHLYNFTDLLYFIHDVPGIERIRFATSHPRYFTERLIRACAELPKVCEHFHIPFQSGDNQILKAMARGYTHEKYRRIINTIREYMPDAAISADAIVGFPGETEEQFENTLKLVDDIGFDLLNTAAYSPRPGTPAALWENQLSEEVKADRLQRLNRLVSVKAAERSQRYFNRIEEVLVEGTNSKDPSQVMGRTRGNRLTFFTGNLAELKGQQVKVKITQVRPFSLTGEPVELCIPV; this is translated from the coding sequence ATGACTACAAATTCTCGACGTTACCATATTACAACTTTCGGCTGTCAGATGAATAAAGCCGACTCGGAACGCATGGCAGGTGTTTTAGAAGAGATGGGATTTGATTTTACCGAAGATCCCAATGATGCCAATGTGATTCTTTATAATACTTGTACGATTCGAGATAATGCCGAACAAAAGGTTTATTCCTATTTAGGAAGACAGGCAAAACGCAAACAGGAAGAGCCGGATTTAACGATTATTGTCGCGGGATGTGTTGCCCAACAGGAAGGGGAAACCTTGCTGCGTCGGGTTCCTGAAATTGATTTAGTTATGGGGCCACAACACGCCAACCGTTTACAAGACTTATTAGAACAGGTGTTTGATGGTCATCAAATTGTTGCCACAGAACCCATAGAAATCATCGAAGATATTACAAAACCTCGTCGAGATAGTGATGTTACGGCGTGGGTTAATGTAATTTATGGTTGTAATGAACGCTGTACCTATTGTGTGGTTCCTAATGTGCGCGGTATTGAACAGTCACGCACACCGGAAGCAATTCGCGCTGAAATGGAAGAATTAGGTCGTTTGGGTTATAAAGAAATAACATTATTAGGGCAAAATATTGATGCCTACGGTCGTGATTTGCCGGGTTCAACTCCTGAAGGTCGGCATCTCTATAACTTTACGGATTTATTGTATTTTATTCATGATGTACCCGGTATTGAACGGATTCGCTTTGCCACCAGTCACCCTCGTTATTTTACCGAAAGATTGATTCGAGCTTGTGCGGAATTACCGAAAGTTTGTGAACATTTTCACATCCCGTTTCAGTCGGGAGATAATCAGATTTTGAAAGCAATGGCACGAGGTTATACCCATGAAAAATATCGCCGAATTATTAATACAATTCGCGAGTATATGCCGGATGCTGCGATTAGTGCGGATGCCATTGTGGGATTTCCTGGGGAAACCGAGGAACAATTTGAAAATACCTTAAAATTAGTGGATGATATTGGCTTTGATCTGTTAAATACAGCAGCTTATTCTCCCCGTCCTGGGACTCCGGCGGCGTTGTGGGAAAATCAACTGAGTGAGGAGGTTAAAGCTGATCGTTTACAACGATTAAATCGTTTAGTTTCTGTTAAGGCTGCGGAACGTTCACAACGTTATTTTAACAGAATTGAAGAAGTGTTAGTCGAGGGAACAAATTCTAAAGATCCATCTCAAGTCATGGGACGCACACGGGGAAATCGTTTAACGTTTTTCACGGGAAATTTAGCGGAATTAAAAGGTCAACAGGTGAAAGTGAAAATAACCCAGGTAAGACCCTTTAGTCTCACTGGGGAGCCTGTTGAGTTGTGTATACCCGTATGA
- a CDS encoding serine/threonine-protein kinase, translating into MSYCVTVGCSHPENPNLAEYCQGCGQFLLLQNRYLAIKPLSRGGFGRTFLAIDQQIPSHPYCVIKQFLFLYENPKDYETAAKLFRQEAVRLDELGKHPQIPQLLAHFEQNQQLFIVQEYIEGKTLFDELKESGLFQEKKIWQVLKQILPVLQFIHEHNIIHRDIKPANLMRRCSLFPAYEKSFDPDEDLTQSPPTLKMGEQEQAQISIKLKQQISNIIYENNFQNKVNPNIETGDIVLIDFGVAKVLTGTALLQSGTIIGTPEFMAPEQTRGNVYPASDLYSLGVTCLYLITGISPGNLYDEHEGKWNWRNYLTPKQIISDRLETVLNRLTSPAINQRYKSAEEALKAIESFESSVNLPVKPVIPLKKTSQKVPQTPPKTPNLLDRIKENFGYQPLNDPLKSAVGVDYTKLQTLLAQKRWKQADQETWLVLCAALKKSRKAYIHAKDLENLPCEDLKTINHLWVKYSNGRFGFSIQNQIYQQTERDYGEFCQQVGWLTYNPHDPDYGIEYKTSAPIGHLPTRNWIIATGKWWQHLEKLAEKIESCKIR; encoded by the coding sequence ATGAGTTACTGTGTGACCGTAGGATGTTCTCACCCAGAAAATCCCAACTTAGCCGAATATTGTCAAGGTTGTGGTCAATTCCTATTACTTCAAAACCGTTATCTCGCTATAAAACCTTTAAGTCGAGGCGGTTTTGGCAGAACCTTTTTAGCAATTGATCAACAAATTCCTTCCCATCCCTATTGTGTCATTAAACAATTTCTATTTCTATATGAAAACCCCAAGGATTATGAAACCGCCGCGAAATTATTTCGTCAAGAAGCAGTGCGTTTAGATGAATTGGGAAAACACCCTCAAATCCCTCAACTCTTAGCTCATTTTGAACAAAATCAACAATTGTTTATTGTACAAGAATATATTGAGGGAAAAACTTTATTTGATGAATTAAAAGAAAGCGGATTATTTCAAGAAAAAAAAATCTGGCAAGTTTTAAAACAAATTCTTCCTGTTTTACAATTTATTCATGAACACAATATTATTCATCGAGATATTAAACCTGCTAATTTGATGCGGCGGTGTTCTCTCTTTCCTGCTTATGAAAAATCCTTCGATCCTGATGAAGATTTAACCCAAAGTCCTCCAACTCTGAAAATGGGAGAACAAGAACAGGCTCAAATTAGTATAAAACTAAAACAGCAGATTTCAAATATTATATATGAGAATAATTTTCAAAATAAAGTTAACCCAAATATAGAAACAGGTGATATTGTTTTAATTGATTTTGGCGTAGCAAAAGTGTTAACGGGAACTGCTTTACTCCAGAGTGGAACAATTATTGGAACGCCAGAATTTATGGCTCCTGAACAAACCAGAGGAAATGTTTATCCAGCTAGTGATTTATATAGTTTAGGAGTCACTTGTTTATATTTAATTACAGGAATTTCCCCAGGAAATTTATATGATGAGCATGAGGGAAAATGGAATTGGCGCAATTATTTAACACCTAAACAAATCATTAGCGATCGCTTAGAAACCGTATTAAATCGATTAACTTCACCAGCCATTAATCAGCGTTATAAATCTGCCGAAGAAGCCTTAAAAGCAATTGAATCTTTTGAAAGTTCTGTAAATCTTCCAGTTAAACCTGTTATTCCGCTTAAAAAGACATCTCAAAAGGTTCCCCAGACTCCTCCTAAAACCCCTAATTTATTAGATCGAATTAAAGAAAATTTTGGCTATCAGCCATTAAATGATCCTTTAAAATCCGCCGTTGGTGTTGATTATACTAAACTACAAACTCTCTTAGCTCAAAAGCGCTGGAAACAAGCGGATCAAGAAACCTGGCTTGTCTTGTGTGCAGCACTCAAAAAATCGAGAAAAGCTTACATACACGCCAAGGATTTAGAAAATTTACCCTGTGAAGATTTAAAAACAATTAATCATCTTTGGGTAAAATATAGTAATGGACGGTTTGGGTTTAGTATCCAAAATCAAATTTATCAACAAACTGAAAGAGATTATGGAGAATTTTGTCAGCAAGTGGGATGGTTAACTTATAATCCCCATGATCCTGATTATGGTATTGAATATAAAACCTCTGCTCCTATCGGACATTTACCCACCCGCAATTGGATTATTGCTACCGGAAAATGGTGGCAACATTTAGAAAAATTAGCAGAAAAAATAGAAAGTTGTAAAATTAGATAA